One genomic window of Sporosarcina ureae includes the following:
- a CDS encoding aspartate/glutamate racemase family protein — MLGIIRVLTTDDEKILLEHGRHMWETDQIQTITRCIQDQPNGIYDPTTLAEAVPKIISLAQELIREPGVDAITISCAADPALQELKELVDFYVMGAGECGAKAAMQAGRKVAVIGITNTIPKNIIDELGDRFYTYSYSPNLQKTTDLFTEQAKVELLALANETVKWGANVILFACTGFSTIRLKEYLSKEIHIPIIDLVEAQAFVYKQFTKEGKG; from the coding sequence ATGTTGGGAATCATTCGAGTGCTCACGACAGATGATGAAAAGATCTTGCTCGAGCATGGAAGACACATGTGGGAAACAGATCAAATTCAAACGATTACACGCTGTATTCAAGATCAGCCAAATGGCATTTACGATCCTACGACGCTAGCAGAAGCTGTGCCAAAGATCATTTCTCTCGCTCAAGAACTCATCAGAGAACCTGGCGTGGACGCAATAACGATTAGTTGTGCAGCCGATCCAGCGTTACAAGAGTTAAAGGAGTTAGTAGATTTTTATGTAATGGGTGCAGGTGAATGTGGAGCAAAGGCGGCTATGCAAGCAGGGCGAAAAGTCGCAGTGATAGGAATTACGAATACGATTCCGAAAAATATCATCGATGAATTAGGTGACCGCTTTTATACCTATTCATATTCGCCAAACTTACAAAAAACTACAGATCTATTTACAGAACAAGCAAAAGTAGAATTACTAGCACTTGCGAATGAAACAGTGAAGTGGGGGGCAAATGTCATATTGTTTGCTTGTACAGGGTTCTCTACGATCCGACTTAAAGAGTATTTATCAAAAGAAATCCATATACCAATCATTGATTTGGTAGAAGCGCAGGCATTCGTATATAAGCAATTTACAAAGGAGGGTAAGGGATGA
- a CDS encoding OPT/YSL family transporter — translation MNTKTKTFDLPFVIFSIIISIFGAIIGMQLITTLGITPNTSIIGALVAMLIARIPMQMFYKYRSIENQNLIQTSISAATFGAANSLLIPIGLPFVMGMPELITPMLIGAGLALFIDVFILYKVFDSKLFGANEAWPPGIATAEALKAGDQGGSKAKFLGIGIGVGLIGSYFGIAMSAFGVAFIGNIWALLMFGIGLLLRGYSIPMFGVDLNEFYIPHGMMIGAGSVALLQFVITLWQAKKQKNTQREEKGDYSYTRSDNDVKKGFGIGFLLYLVAALILAVIGGIIGDMSVTQTIMFVLFAAFAALASEIIVGIAAMHSGWFPAFAVTLIALLIGMMLGFPPIALALLTGFTAATGPAFADLGYDFKSGAILRSHEKKAIELFGRRQQLKSSLIGFGVAIVMVALFHDSFFAQDLVPPVDLVYATTIESGLGGNVGMLLLLWAIPGALIQLIGGPKRQMGILFATGLLIINPIAGWAVLAGITIRFIVLKVKGPEAESTMYTMAAGFIAGDAIYSFFTSLWKVK, via the coding sequence ATGAATACAAAGACAAAAACATTTGATTTACCATTTGTTATTTTTTCGATTATCATTTCAATATTTGGTGCAATAATCGGGATGCAGTTGATTACAACTTTAGGAATCACGCCGAATACATCGATTATCGGTGCATTGGTTGCGATGCTAATCGCTAGAATACCAATGCAGATGTTTTATAAGTATCGTTCCATAGAGAATCAAAATCTTATCCAGACTTCCATATCAGCGGCAACATTCGGAGCGGCGAATAGTTTGCTCATTCCGATTGGCCTTCCATTTGTAATGGGAATGCCAGAACTAATTACACCGATGCTGATCGGTGCGGGTCTTGCTTTGTTCATCGATGTATTCATTCTCTACAAAGTATTTGATTCGAAATTATTTGGAGCCAACGAAGCATGGCCACCTGGTATTGCGACAGCTGAGGCATTAAAAGCTGGAGACCAAGGTGGTTCAAAAGCAAAGTTCCTTGGTATCGGTATTGGAGTTGGCTTAATCGGATCGTACTTTGGTATCGCGATGTCGGCTTTTGGCGTGGCATTCATCGGAAATATTTGGGCGTTACTTATGTTCGGTATTGGCTTATTGCTTCGTGGCTATTCCATACCGATGTTTGGTGTAGATTTAAATGAATTCTATATTCCACACGGCATGATGATTGGTGCGGGCTCAGTTGCTTTACTACAATTTGTCATCACGCTTTGGCAGGCGAAGAAACAAAAGAATACACAGCGTGAAGAGAAAGGCGACTATAGCTACACACGTTCAGACAATGATGTGAAAAAAGGATTTGGTATCGGTTTTCTACTGTATTTAGTGGCGGCTCTTATTTTAGCGGTTATTGGCGGTATCATCGGGGACATGTCAGTAACACAAACAATTATGTTTGTACTGTTCGCGGCATTTGCTGCATTAGCTAGTGAAATTATCGTCGGAATTGCAGCCATGCATTCCGGTTGGTTCCCGGCATTCGCGGTGACATTGATTGCCTTGCTTATCGGTATGATGTTAGGCTTCCCACCGATTGCACTTGCACTACTTACTGGTTTTACAGCTGCAACTGGTCCAGCATTTGCTGATTTAGGTTATGACTTTAAGTCAGGTGCGATCTTGCGTAGTCACGAAAAGAAAGCAATTGAGTTATTTGGTCGTAGACAACAATTAAAAAGTTCATTAATCGGTTTTGGTGTAGCGATTGTCATGGTAGCACTTTTCCATGATTCCTTCTTTGCACAGGATCTTGTACCGCCAGTAGATCTTGTCTATGCCACTACGATTGAAAGTGGCTTGGGCGGAAATGTTGGCATGTTACTTCTTCTATGGGCAATTCCAGGCGCGCTCATCCAATTAATCGGCGGTCCTAAACGACAAATGGGTATCTTGTTCGCGACAGGTCTATTGATTATTAATCCAATCGCCGGCTGGGCGGTACTTGCTGGTATTACCATTCGATTTATTGTATTGAAGGTAAAAGGTCCAGAAGCAGAATCTACAATGTACACCATGGCAGCAGGATTTATCGCTGGGGATGCGATCTACAGCTTCTTTACGTCACTATGGAAAGTAAAGTAA
- a CDS encoding DUF917 family protein has translation MTIRTLTKDDAINGVYGGCILGGGGGGWISDGLEKTEQAFTLGSPQLITIDELEDGDYVACVSLVGAPSARDVYINSEQLVSTVERVQQEFSEPIKALMTNENGAATTINGWLQAAATGLPFLDAPCNGRAHPTGSMGSLNLSEEEGYVSIQSFAGGEGDRRVEGVISSTLDISSNVVRSVSVEAGGMVGVCRNPVSIRHIKEHAAVGGISQAIELGEVFFSVEGPDRIEAVATHLKGRVIHSGTISKFDLKAVNGFDVGFVQVDDLEVTFWNEYMTVEMNGERKGTFPDLIMTFNAETGMPVVSAELEEGMKIAVISVPKEYLKLSSTMFNEKLLRVIEPIINKNII, from the coding sequence ATGACTATACGAACACTTACAAAAGATGATGCAATTAATGGAGTTTATGGAGGCTGTATTTTAGGCGGGGGTGGCGGTGGCTGGATATCAGATGGCTTAGAAAAAACAGAGCAAGCCTTTACTCTTGGTTCACCACAACTTATTACCATAGATGAATTAGAGGATGGAGATTATGTAGCATGTGTATCACTAGTTGGCGCACCATCCGCAAGAGATGTGTATATCAATAGTGAACAGCTTGTCTCAACAGTAGAACGAGTCCAGCAAGAGTTTTCAGAACCAATTAAAGCACTCATGACAAATGAAAACGGAGCGGCTACCACTATCAACGGCTGGCTCCAAGCAGCTGCAACGGGACTTCCATTTTTGGATGCACCATGTAACGGTAGAGCCCATCCAACGGGTTCCATGGGATCTTTAAATTTATCGGAAGAGGAAGGCTACGTATCCATTCAATCATTTGCGGGCGGAGAAGGCGATCGACGAGTAGAAGGTGTCATCTCTAGTACGCTAGACATTTCATCCAACGTTGTGCGGTCAGTCTCGGTAGAAGCAGGTGGCATGGTAGGGGTTTGCAGAAACCCTGTATCTATTCGTCATATTAAAGAACATGCCGCGGTCGGTGGCATTTCACAAGCTATAGAACTTGGTGAAGTCTTCTTTTCGGTAGAAGGTCCTGACCGTATTGAGGCGGTAGCTACCCATTTAAAAGGACGGGTCATTCATTCAGGTACCATCAGCAAATTTGATTTAAAAGCAGTAAATGGATTTGACGTTGGTTTCGTACAAGTAGATGATCTTGAAGTGACGTTTTGGAATGAATACATGACAGTGGAAATGAATGGGGAAAGAAAAGGTACGTTCCCTGACCTCATTATGACATTTAACGCAGAAACCGGCATGCCTGTTGTCAGTGCAGAGCTAGAAGAAGGAATGAAGATCGCAGTCATTTCAGTACCGAAAGAGTATTTGAAATTAAGCTCGACGATGTTTAATGAAAAATTATTACGTGTGATTGAACCGATTATTAATAAAAATATTATTTGA
- a CDS encoding DUF1177 domain-containing protein has protein sequence MSLKYTMDVMEVLDDINASGKRVVDLFEGFEHCDASYETVTGVEGSTDFVKIVIKGTEGKLSGGKAQTLGIVGRLGGLGARPHRIGFVSDGDGAAAAVAIGVKLANMSIKGDRLPGDVIITTHICPTAPTQPHEPVDFMGSPVDILTMNQYEVVPEMEAVVSIDTTKGNRVFNHRGIALSPTVKSGYVLKFSDELLRIMEMTTGDLPVTFAVTTQDITPYGNDVYHINSILQPAVATDAPVVGLAITAKTAVPGSGTGASHEVDIAQAVRFTIEIAKEFTRGQIEFYDKKEFERLEMLYGSMKHLQTVGNEGK, from the coding sequence ATGTCATTAAAATATACAATGGACGTTATGGAAGTCTTAGATGATATCAACGCCAGCGGAAAACGAGTAGTCGATTTATTTGAGGGATTTGAACATTGTGACGCCTCTTATGAAACAGTTACAGGAGTTGAAGGTTCTACAGACTTCGTAAAAATTGTTATCAAAGGAACGGAAGGTAAACTTAGCGGTGGAAAAGCACAAACACTAGGAATCGTTGGGCGTTTAGGGGGATTAGGTGCCCGTCCTCACAGAATAGGATTTGTATCAGATGGAGATGGAGCAGCAGCTGCGGTCGCAATTGGCGTCAAACTTGCTAATATGTCAATAAAAGGCGATCGTTTACCTGGTGACGTCATTATCACTACACACATTTGTCCAACTGCCCCTACACAACCACACGAACCAGTTGATTTCATGGGATCGCCAGTAGATATCTTGACGATGAATCAATATGAAGTAGTTCCCGAGATGGAAGCGGTAGTTTCCATCGATACGACAAAAGGAAATCGCGTATTTAACCATCGGGGTATTGCGCTATCACCCACTGTGAAATCTGGATATGTACTGAAATTCAGTGATGAGTTACTTCGAATCATGGAAATGACAACAGGGGATCTACCTGTAACATTTGCAGTGACTACACAGGATATTACACCTTACGGGAATGATGTCTATCACATCAACAGTATTCTACAGCCTGCAGTCGCTACTGATGCACCCGTTGTGGGACTGGCAATCACTGCAAAAACGGCTGTGCCAGGTAGCGGAACGGGTGCGAGTCATGAAGTGGACATAGCGCAAGCGGTCCGATTTACAATCGAAATTGCTAAAGAATTTACAAGAGGTCAAATCGAATTCTACGATAAAAAAGAATTCGAGCGTTTGGAAATGCTATATGGTTCCATGAAGCATCTTCAAACAGTGGGTAATGAAGGAAAATGA
- a CDS encoding AroM family protein, giving the protein MTKKVVGVLTIGQSPRTDVTPTIQIVMGSDVTIIESGGLDSLTDETIHSVQPDDTDTIYISRMRNGQSVKIGKSKLLPLLQKELTELESKTDITLMLCTGDFPTLHTTQPIIYPDKVLNHMVSAMLPTGSLGLIIPLEEQREKLLAKWNQQELKLFAEVASPYEKSDIAGAARALQEQGVDLIVLDCMGYNEKHKLDAVENSGLPVILPRTLIARVLSEYLSG; this is encoded by the coding sequence ATGACAAAGAAAGTCGTAGGTGTCTTGACAATCGGACAGTCGCCGCGAACAGATGTGACGCCAACTATTCAAATCGTTATGGGATCAGACGTCACCATTATAGAAAGTGGAGGATTGGACAGCTTGACGGACGAAACTATTCATTCTGTCCAACCCGATGACACTGATACAATCTATATTTCCAGAATGCGAAATGGTCAGTCCGTAAAAATCGGGAAAAGCAAACTCCTTCCTTTATTGCAAAAAGAATTAACCGAACTGGAGAGTAAAACGGATATCACGTTGATGTTATGTACGGGTGATTTCCCAACCTTGCACACGACACAACCTATTATTTATCCCGATAAAGTGCTAAATCATATGGTTAGCGCCATGTTACCAACAGGTTCACTTGGGCTGATCATTCCATTAGAAGAACAACGAGAGAAATTACTAGCAAAGTGGAATCAGCAAGAACTAAAATTGTTTGCTGAAGTGGCATCCCCCTATGAAAAGAGTGATATTGCAGGAGCTGCTCGCGCCTTGCAAGAACAAGGGGTAGATTTGATTGTACTTGATTGCATGGGATACAATGAGAAGCATAAATTGGATGCTGTAGAGAACAGTGGGCTACCGGTTATCTTACCTCGTACTTTAATTGCGCGAGTCCTATCTGAGTATCTGTCTGGATAG
- a CDS encoding DMT family transporter — protein sequence MPVIALFMLSILWGSTFYFTKLLLPDFHPVSIVFYRCLFGALTLLPFYLTKKGKGKFTWDKVPLLLGIPLLSAGIPWILMSISLQSLDTTISAVLNATGPIFGVLITIFLLRERVEKPAVISVIVGFTGVFIAFAIGSAETKSFQIGSAIVLLLAVSFYALSSVLTGKFLTMYSVVTISLCSMTAGILFSGPIMLAVDANSLQGFTDSQNVYWFLLLGGVNSGIGNLLFYYIVKSGGAIFALSITYLMPITTILLGYFLLHEPVGAGTFIALVFVLYSVYLSKRKGVAD from the coding sequence ATGCCGGTTATCGCTTTATTCATGCTCAGCATACTATGGGGCTCGACGTTCTATTTTACCAAGCTATTGTTGCCGGACTTCCATCCTGTGTCTATTGTATTTTACCGCTGCTTATTCGGTGCGCTGACGTTATTACCTTTCTATCTAACGAAGAAAGGAAAAGGAAAGTTTACATGGGATAAGGTTCCTTTACTATTGGGCATCCCTTTGCTAAGTGCAGGAATTCCGTGGATACTTATGAGCATCAGTCTGCAGAGCTTAGACACGACAATCAGTGCTGTATTAAATGCCACTGGCCCAATCTTTGGCGTGCTAATCACTATATTTTTACTAAGAGAACGAGTAGAAAAGCCAGCTGTTATTAGTGTCATAGTTGGATTTACAGGAGTTTTTATAGCTTTTGCAATTGGTTCGGCGGAGACGAAGAGCTTCCAAATAGGGAGTGCGATTGTACTACTCTTAGCGGTAAGTTTTTATGCATTATCGTCTGTTTTGACAGGGAAGTTTTTAACGATGTACTCAGTCGTGACGATTTCTCTTTGTTCCATGACAGCGGGTATTCTCTTTTCAGGTCCTATTATGTTGGCGGTGGATGCTAACAGTCTACAAGGATTTACAGACAGCCAAAACGTCTATTGGTTTCTGTTACTAGGCGGGGTCAACTCTGGTATAGGGAATTTATTGTTTTATTATATAGTAAAGTCAGGTGGAGCAATTTTTGCACTATCGATTACGTATTTAATGCCTATTACGACGATCTTATTAGGCTATTTCCTATTGCATGAGCCAGTAGGAGCGGGAACGTTTATTGCGTTAGTATTTGTGTTATATAGTGTATATTTATCAAAAAGAAAGGGTGTAGCAGATTGA
- a CDS encoding aminopeptidase yields the protein MKSFQETVSTLMVNNFEVTKDINALVLMDMSTEELGKKFSDALQKDRWKVRTYLMEDRTRPGEEPPQEAADEMLKYDLVFCLTKHSLTHTVARKNANTHGISVITMPGITEDMFLNGAMSADYSRVEKETLSMTDKLTDAHTVIIETGAAHELVIPVNGRNGVPSTGVFRGKAASGNLPSGEAYIAPLEGEAEGTIEINGSISGIGLVPKPIVLTIEKGRLIDASGQDGKKLLELLGDGDGRYLCELGIGTNHAARLTGNILEDEKAYETIHVAFGSNHTFGGKIKTNVHIDCVTKNPTVNWK from the coding sequence TTGAAAAGCTTTCAAGAAACAGTTTCTACGTTAATGGTAAATAACTTTGAAGTGACAAAAGACATTAATGCTTTGGTGCTGATGGATATGAGTACTGAGGAGTTGGGTAAGAAGTTTTCAGATGCGTTGCAAAAGGATCGCTGGAAAGTACGCACGTATCTTATGGAAGATCGTACTAGGCCTGGAGAGGAACCACCGCAAGAAGCTGCAGATGAAATGTTGAAATATGATTTAGTGTTCTGTTTAACGAAACATTCATTGACTCATACAGTCGCTAGAAAGAATGCTAACACTCATGGAATCAGCGTTATCACGATGCCAGGTATTACAGAAGATATGTTCTTAAATGGTGCAATGTCTGCAGATTACAGCCGTGTAGAAAAAGAAACGCTTAGTATGACAGACAAATTAACAGATGCCCATACGGTCATTATTGAAACGGGAGCTGCACATGAGCTAGTCATTCCAGTAAACGGTCGTAATGGAGTGCCAAGTACAGGGGTATTCCGTGGAAAAGCTGCATCTGGCAATCTCCCATCTGGTGAAGCATATATTGCACCGCTTGAAGGTGAAGCGGAAGGAACAATCGAGATAAATGGATCGATTTCAGGTATTGGGCTAGTGCCGAAGCCTATTGTGTTAACGATAGAAAAAGGCCGATTAATCGACGCTAGTGGACAGGATGGAAAGAAATTACTGGAATTGCTAGGCGATGGAGACGGACGATACTTATGCGAACTAGGCATTGGAACAAATCACGCAGCTCGTTTAACCGGCAATATTCTTGAAGATGAAAAAGCCTATGAAACGATTCACGTCGCATTTGGGTCCAATCATACATTTGGTGGAAAGATTAAAACGAATGTGCATATAGATTGCGTAACGAAAAATCCAACAGTGAATTGGAAATAA
- a CDS encoding conserved phage C-terminal domain-containing protein: MKQHSRDIKIPFSPQFAAIVGTNEALFLQQLHYRLQISKNHKEGHRWVYNTYEEWTCEFPCWKMHVVKRLVKKLETDQLIITSAYNKMPMDRTKWYRIDYEKLSQTCGEFVPFEQTETVDRVEQKSLSEENISLPAITKELKQTTKKKRYSEKDLATISSVIEYLNKKAFKRFKHHTNTTLDLLHERIEEGYTLDDFKLVIDTKAAQWLHHPQFHNYLQPSTLFKAEKFENYLNEAPSEMARSNGLEAYASPTLDFEKGENEYELRIC; encoded by the coding sequence ATGAAACAACATAGCCGAGATATCAAAATACCATTTTCGCCACAGTTTGCAGCGATAGTCGGTACGAACGAAGCGCTGTTTCTCCAGCAACTGCATTACCGATTGCAAATATCTAAAAACCACAAAGAGGGCCACAGATGGGTGTATAACACGTATGAAGAGTGGACGTGTGAGTTCCCGTGTTGGAAGATGCACGTCGTAAAGAGGCTAGTGAAAAAATTGGAAACAGACCAACTGATCATTACTTCTGCATACAATAAGATGCCGATGGATCGAACGAAATGGTATCGCATTGATTATGAAAAGCTGTCACAGACGTGCGGCGAATTTGTACCCTTCGAGCAGACGGAAACGGTCGATCGAGTCGAACAAAAAAGTCTGTCTGAGGAGAACATTTCGCTCCCAGCAATAACCAAAGAACTTAAACAGACTACAAAGAAAAAAAGATATAGCGAGAAAGATCTCGCCACTATTTCTTCTGTCATTGAGTATTTAAACAAAAAAGCGTTCAAGCGATTCAAGCATCATACGAATACAACGCTGGACCTTCTCCATGAGCGGATCGAAGAAGGCTACACACTGGACGATTTCAAACTAGTGATCGATACCAAGGCGGCGCAGTGGCTACATCATCCGCAGTTTCACAATTACTTGCAACCGTCCACATTATTCAAAGCAGAGAAATTTGAGAATTACTTAAATGAAGCTCCATCTGAAATGGCTCGATCGAACGGATTGGAAGCCTATGCGTCACCCACATTAGATTTCGAAAAGGGAGAGAATGAATATGAGTTACGAATTTGCTGA
- a CDS encoding replicative DNA helicase, with protein MSYEFAEKSLLGAMFEENYLILDSHMQARFFQGHVHQTIYTVMRELAREGKPVDYITVLTRREPSELGGVNYVYGLKRFANVVRFDEYEEMIIDQWKKQETARILQQAIEHDWSTDDVVHALEELDELNSGREVTILSDYLLTQFERPFLPDQTEPGISTGLIDLDKILNGFQDCEYIVVAGRPSMGKTDVLNHFALQASRDGHMPIVFSLEMNRNTMIDRMIASTGEYNRLRMRDPYEYFTEPQKDRWTPTLNYLNGAGIHINDKSSMTVREIKAKARYIIKTNPTKRPIIFIDYLQIIRPEGNVNNQTVAIGQISNELKAMAKEFDCPVVVLSQLSRASEMRHDKHPVMSDLRDSGNIEQDADVIALLHREDYYEKDKAPTNLLEIDIAKHRNGPTGTITAIYSKETGKLYDIDTEYYKRGENR; from the coding sequence ATGAGTTACGAATTTGCTGAAAAAAGCTTGCTAGGTGCGATGTTTGAAGAAAATTATTTAATTCTCGATAGCCACATGCAAGCGAGATTTTTCCAAGGGCATGTGCATCAAACGATCTACACGGTCATGCGGGAATTGGCGCGAGAAGGGAAACCGGTAGACTATATTACCGTTCTGACAAGGAGAGAACCGAGCGAACTAGGAGGAGTCAATTACGTATATGGACTCAAACGATTTGCGAATGTCGTACGTTTTGACGAATACGAAGAGATGATCATCGACCAATGGAAAAAGCAAGAAACGGCACGGATATTACAGCAAGCGATTGAACATGATTGGAGCACGGATGACGTAGTGCATGCCTTGGAAGAACTGGATGAATTGAATAGCGGTAGAGAGGTGACTATATTATCGGACTATCTACTCACTCAATTCGAAAGACCGTTCTTGCCGGATCAAACAGAACCTGGCATATCGACAGGATTAATCGATTTGGATAAAATCCTGAACGGCTTCCAAGACTGTGAGTACATCGTCGTCGCGGGTCGGCCATCTATGGGAAAGACGGACGTGCTCAATCACTTCGCACTGCAAGCTAGCAGAGATGGACATATGCCGATTGTCTTCTCGCTTGAAATGAATCGTAACACAATGATTGACCGAATGATCGCTTCGACAGGTGAATACAATCGATTACGAATGCGTGACCCGTATGAATATTTTACCGAACCACAAAAAGATCGATGGACGCCAACGCTGAATTACTTGAACGGTGCGGGGATCCACATCAACGACAAAAGCAGTATGACAGTCAGAGAAATCAAAGCAAAAGCTCGGTATATCATCAAAACCAATCCGACGAAACGACCGATCATATTCATCGATTACTTACAAATCATCCGTCCTGAAGGCAATGTAAACAATCAAACGGTAGCAATCGGACAGATCAGCAATGAATTAAAAGCGATGGCAAAAGAATTCGACTGTCCCGTCGTCGTCTTATCGCAGCTATCAAGAGCGTCTGAAATGCGGCACGACAAACATCCCGTCATGAGTGACTTGCGTGATTCAGGAAATATTGAACAAGACGCCGACGTCATTGCGCTTCTCCATCGTGAAGATTATTACGAAAAAGACAAAGCGCCAACGAATCTACTGGAAATTGATATTGCCAAACACCGCAATGGACCGACCGGCACGATCACGGCCATCTACAGCAAAGAAACTGGCAAGCTATATGATATCGATACAGAGTATTACAAAAGGGGAGAAAACAGATGA
- a CDS encoding AEC family transporter has translation MGLFFTVILPIISVFIVGFILQRVKSLHIKSISSLSIYILSPALVFSSLYKADFNASYMTILMYMFALFYAMVALNKIIAKIFKWDKKVESASILATGFMNSGNYGLPVVLFSLGEKALPYAIFIMVIQSLQNNFFGVYYASRSTSGIGRSIRMVFKMPTTYAAIFAFVFQYFNITMPESIMSTTSMVGDAAIPVMMIMLGMQLGTVIRKKPNWQVVISGVVLKMVIAPILAFVFVLFVGMDPLVGTVLIIISAMPTAATTTMYAIEFDTEPELVSMITLLSTLLSIVTLSILLNSIL, from the coding sequence ATGGGATTATTTTTTACAGTTATTTTACCGATTATTTCAGTATTCATAGTAGGATTCATTTTACAAAGAGTCAAAAGCCTACACATTAAATCAATTTCTTCACTTTCGATTTACATACTATCGCCTGCTCTTGTCTTTTCGTCATTATATAAGGCTGATTTTAATGCAAGTTATATGACGATCCTGATGTATATGTTTGCACTTTTTTATGCGATGGTTGCACTCAATAAAATCATTGCGAAAATCTTTAAATGGGATAAAAAAGTAGAAAGTGCTTCTATACTGGCCACAGGTTTCATGAATTCGGGAAACTATGGTTTGCCGGTCGTGTTATTCAGTTTAGGGGAAAAAGCACTGCCTTATGCCATATTCATCATGGTAATTCAATCACTGCAAAACAATTTCTTCGGTGTATATTACGCGTCACGCAGTACGAGTGGCATAGGTCGATCTATTAGAATGGTCTTTAAAATGCCGACAACGTATGCGGCGATTTTCGCTTTCGTTTTCCAGTATTTCAACATTACAATGCCAGAATCGATTATGTCTACGACGTCCATGGTCGGGGATGCCGCGATTCCGGTCATGATGATCATGCTAGGCATGCAACTAGGAACAGTGATCCGTAAGAAGCCCAATTGGCAAGTGGTCATTTCAGGCGTAGTACTGAAAATGGTCATTGCGCCTATACTCGCGTTTGTTTTCGTGCTGTTCGTAGGTATGGATCCTCTAGTAGGGACCGTCCTCATCATTATTTCAGCAATGCCGACAGCGGCTACGACGACTATGTATGCGATTGAATTTGATACCGAGCCGGAACTGGTTTCGATGATTACTTTGCTATCTACACTGCTTAGTATTGTGACGTTAAGTATACTGTTGAACAGTATTCTTTGA